The following proteins come from a genomic window of Phoenix dactylifera cultivar Barhee BC4 unplaced genomic scaffold, palm_55x_up_171113_PBpolish2nd_filt_p 000392F, whole genome shotgun sequence:
- the LOC103702881 gene encoding coiled-coil domain-containing protein 115 translates to MENCEQSSPRAREEEEDEAKRGGGEGGGEEDEKIIQFLDSMDSYLTLMDSLSSTLRQGWLELASARHSMGSSRISSALLSHKVQSAATTMQVAESNDKSVTELQTHFTLSKWAYLREGKYSGEAEAGGFQNKSSGSQLRHRGPNNFAEGCKESYSTINGSPIASDGNIQRERSKSLSVFGTLVPPKLRAAQVSFETALDSIVELANMRSMVLSSLSQLQQEMESSS, encoded by the exons ATGGAGAACTGCGAGCAAAGCTCCCCGCgagcgagagaggaggaggaagacgaaGCGAAGAGAGGcggcggagaaggaggaggagaagaagatgagaaAATTATTCAATTTCTGGACTCGATGGACAGCTATCTCACGCTAATGGACTCCTTGTCCTCTACCCTTCGCCAG GGATGGCTAGAACTGGCCAGCGCTCGTCATTCTATGGGTTCGTCACGCATCTCAAGTGCACTATTAAGCCATAAAGTACAGTCTGCTGCTACTACAATGCAAGTAGCTGAATCAAATGACAAATCAGTAACAG AGTTGCAAACACATTTTACTCTATCAAAATGGGCATATCTGAGAGAGGGTAAATATTCTGGGGAGGCAGAAGCTGGTGGCTTTCAAAATAAATCTAGTGGTTCACAGCTAAGGCATCGAGGCCCTAACAATTTCGCTG AGGGGTGTAAAGAATCCTATTCAACAATCAATGGATCTCCTATTGCTAGTGATGGCaat ATTCAGCGGGAGAGGTCTAAATCATTGTCGGTATTTGGGACTTTGGTTCCTCCAAAGCTTCGGGCTGCCCAAGTTTCATTTGAGACAG CTCTTGATAGCATTGTCGAACTAGCAAATATGCGGTCCATGGTGCTATCTTCTCTCTCTCAGTTACAACAAGAAATGGAAAGCTCAAGTTAA
- the LOC103702882 gene encoding receptor-like serine/threonine-protein kinase ALE2 isoform X2 encodes MSFLLIVLLSLLRLVAPTSARPTPTTQALSPLGSPMIRNMMPLGPITAPAYSPEYHGSPANHPVPKHHQKIPHAVPPTSVAPPQNQGCDEFFCSEPFTSTPIGSPCGCVYPMQVKIDLGVAPYQLFSRIEDLEVEVAASTFLKQSQVRIMGAGASIRDPEMTRVTIDLVPLGEKFDRMTALLTYDRFWQKKVQINTSIFGDYDVIYVHYPGLPSSPPSMSEGFVGPSGFGSQQYPFTADVHPGKMQKMNTKTIALISLSSFILVFICFGLVCIIWKWKKLVRPPADVGPAIPHVTTRKTGVRSISSSSMASSMSVSFVSTLATRPPSVKTFSVAELEKATDKFSSKKVLGEGGFGRVYHGIMEDGSEVAVKLLTREDQNGDREFIAEVEMLSQLHHRNLVKLIGICIEGHKRCLVYELVRNGSVESHLHGADKMKGPLDWDTRMKIALGAARGLAYLHEDSNPRVIHRDFKASNVLLEDDFTPKVSDFGLARVASEGIHHISTQVMGTFGYVAPEYAMTGHLLVKSDVYSYGVVLLELLSGRKPVYMSQSQGPKNLVTWARPLLTSREGLGQLMDPSLNGKYDFDNMAKVAAIASMCVHAEASQRPFMGEVVQALKLIYNDMDETCDDSFSQRDSLGTDCGDFDHESSWWNGATPRLAYGYASSFITMEYASGPVEEMQRPHSASTLIGKLESLVGHNGSGPLRTKRQSQAFYRLRGSMSDHGNFSKHSGMDGYLS; translated from the exons ATGTCTTTTCTTCTGATCGTCCTGCTCTCTCTCCTCCGCTTGGTTGCTCCCACTTCTG CAAGGCCGACGCCAACAACTCAGGCATTGAGCCCACTGGGCTCACCCATGATCAGGAATATGATGCCTTTGGGTCCTATAACTGCGCCAGCCTATTCTCCTGAATATCATG GATCTCCCGCAAATCATCCTGTGCCGAAACATCACCAGAAGATACCTCATGCTGTTCCGCCAACCTCAGTTGCACCACCACAAAACCAAG GTTGTGATGAATTCTTCTGTTCTGAGCCATTCACATCAACCCCAATTGGTTCACCCTGTGGATGTGTATACCCTATGCAAGTCAAGATTGACCTTGGGGTAGCACCATATCAATTATTTTCAAGGATTGAGGATCTAGAAGTTGAGGTTGCAGCAAGTACCTTTCTGAAACAAAGTCAAGTGCGAATAATGGGTGCTGGTGCCAGTATTCGGGACCCAGAAATGACAAGAGTTACTATTGACTTGGTGCCTCTAGGAGAGAAGTTTGATAGGATGACTGCATTACTGACTTATGACAGATTTTGGCAGAAAAAAGTGCAGATAAACACGTCTATTTTTGGTGATTATGATGTGATATATGTTCATTATCCTG GACTTCCTTCTTCTCCACCATCCATGTCGGAGGGATTCGTGGGCCCGAGTGGATTTGGAAGTCAACAATATCCTTTCACGGCAGATGTGCACCCTGGCAAGATGCAGAAGATGAACACAAAAACCATTGCTCTAATTTCATTATCATCATTCATACTTGTTTTCATATGCTTTGGGTTAGTCTGCATTATCTGGAAATGGAAGAAACTTGTAAGACCTCCTGCTGATGTTGGACCTGCAATTCCTCACGTAACTACAAGAAAAACTG GTGTCAGGTCCATCAGCTCAAGTAGCATGGCCAGCTCAATGTCAGTATCCTTTGTTTCCACCCTTGCTACTCGCCCACCTTCAGTGAAAACATTTTCTGTGGCTGAGCTTGAAAAGGCCACAGATAAGTTCAGCTCAAAAAAAGTTCTTGGTGAAGGTGGATTTGGACGTGTTTACCATGGTATCATGGAGGATGGAAGTGAGGTTGCTGTTAAATTGCTTACAAGGGAGGACCAAAATGGAGATCGTGAATTCATCGCAGAAGTTGAGATGCTCAGCCAGCTGCATCACCGTAACCTTGTCAAACTGATCGGTATATGCATTGAAGGGCACAAGCGATGCCTGGTTTATGAGCTGGTTCGAAACGGAAGTGTGGAGTCTCATCTGCATG GTGCTGATAAAATGAAAGGGCCTCTTGACTGGGATACTCGGATGAAAATTGCCCTTGGTGCAGCAAGAGGACTGGCATACCTACATGAGGACTCCAATCCTCGTGTCATACACCGTGATTTTAAAGCCAGTAATGTTCTACTGGAAGATGATTTCACCCCCAAGGTTTCAGATTTTGGTCTGGCAAGGGTAGCATCAGAAGGAATCCATCATATTTCTACTCAGGTCATGGGAACATTCGG GTATGTTGCTCCTGAATATGCGATGACGGGGCATCTACTCGTCAAGAGTGATGTCTACAGTTATGGGGTCGTTTTGCTGGAACTCTTATCAGGTAGGAAGCCTGTATACATGTCTCAATCTCAGGGACCAAAGAACCTAGTAACTTGGGCACGCCCTCTGCTTACTAGTAGAGAAGGGTTAGGGCAACTGATGGATCCATCCTTGAATGGAAAATATGACTTCGACAATATGGCAAAAGTAGCAGCAATAGCCTCCATGTGTGTTCACGCGGAGGCATCACAAAGGCCATTCATGGGGGAGGTTGTACAGGCACTGAAGCTAATATACAATGacatggatgaaacttgtgatGATTCTTTCAGCCAGAGAGATTCATTGGGTACAGACTGTGGAGACTTTGACCACGAGAGCAGTTGGTGGAATGGGGCTACACCACGTTTAGCTTACGGGTATGCCTCATCGTTTATAACAATGGAGTATGCTTCAGGTCCAGTGGAAGAAATGCAGAGGCCACATTCGGCATCTACTTTGATTGGTAAGTTGGAATCTTTGGTCGGGCACAATGGATCAGGCCCCTTGAGAACCAAGAGGCAGAGCCAAGCCTTTTATAGATTGAGAGGGAGCATGAGCGATCATGGGAATTTTTCAAAACATTCTGGCATGGATGGCTATCTTAGTTGA
- the LOC103702882 gene encoding receptor-like serine/threonine-protein kinase ALE2 isoform X1, translated as MSFLLIVLLSLLRLVAPTSARPTPTTQALSPLGSPMIRNMMPLGPITAPAYSPEYHGSPANHPVPKHHQKIPHAVPPTSVAPPQNQGCDEFFCSEPFTSTPIGSPCGCVYPMQVKIDLGVAPYQLFSRIEDLEVEVAASTFLKQSQVRIMGAGASIRDPEMTRVTIDLVPLGEKFDRMTALLTYDRFWQKKVQINTSIFGDYDVIYVHYPGLPSSPPSMSEGFVGPSGFGSQQYPFTADVHPGKMQKMNTKTIALISLSSFILVFICFGLVCIIWKWKKLVRPPADVGPAIPHVTTRKTGYMLGVRSISSSSMASSMSVSFVSTLATRPPSVKTFSVAELEKATDKFSSKKVLGEGGFGRVYHGIMEDGSEVAVKLLTREDQNGDREFIAEVEMLSQLHHRNLVKLIGICIEGHKRCLVYELVRNGSVESHLHGADKMKGPLDWDTRMKIALGAARGLAYLHEDSNPRVIHRDFKASNVLLEDDFTPKVSDFGLARVASEGIHHISTQVMGTFGYVAPEYAMTGHLLVKSDVYSYGVVLLELLSGRKPVYMSQSQGPKNLVTWARPLLTSREGLGQLMDPSLNGKYDFDNMAKVAAIASMCVHAEASQRPFMGEVVQALKLIYNDMDETCDDSFSQRDSLGTDCGDFDHESSWWNGATPRLAYGYASSFITMEYASGPVEEMQRPHSASTLIGKLESLVGHNGSGPLRTKRQSQAFYRLRGSMSDHGNFSKHSGMDGYLS; from the exons ATGTCTTTTCTTCTGATCGTCCTGCTCTCTCTCCTCCGCTTGGTTGCTCCCACTTCTG CAAGGCCGACGCCAACAACTCAGGCATTGAGCCCACTGGGCTCACCCATGATCAGGAATATGATGCCTTTGGGTCCTATAACTGCGCCAGCCTATTCTCCTGAATATCATG GATCTCCCGCAAATCATCCTGTGCCGAAACATCACCAGAAGATACCTCATGCTGTTCCGCCAACCTCAGTTGCACCACCACAAAACCAAG GTTGTGATGAATTCTTCTGTTCTGAGCCATTCACATCAACCCCAATTGGTTCACCCTGTGGATGTGTATACCCTATGCAAGTCAAGATTGACCTTGGGGTAGCACCATATCAATTATTTTCAAGGATTGAGGATCTAGAAGTTGAGGTTGCAGCAAGTACCTTTCTGAAACAAAGTCAAGTGCGAATAATGGGTGCTGGTGCCAGTATTCGGGACCCAGAAATGACAAGAGTTACTATTGACTTGGTGCCTCTAGGAGAGAAGTTTGATAGGATGACTGCATTACTGACTTATGACAGATTTTGGCAGAAAAAAGTGCAGATAAACACGTCTATTTTTGGTGATTATGATGTGATATATGTTCATTATCCTG GACTTCCTTCTTCTCCACCATCCATGTCGGAGGGATTCGTGGGCCCGAGTGGATTTGGAAGTCAACAATATCCTTTCACGGCAGATGTGCACCCTGGCAAGATGCAGAAGATGAACACAAAAACCATTGCTCTAATTTCATTATCATCATTCATACTTGTTTTCATATGCTTTGGGTTAGTCTGCATTATCTGGAAATGGAAGAAACTTGTAAGACCTCCTGCTGATGTTGGACCTGCAATTCCTCACGTAACTACAAGAAAAACTG GCTATATGTTAGGTGTCAGGTCCATCAGCTCAAGTAGCATGGCCAGCTCAATGTCAGTATCCTTTGTTTCCACCCTTGCTACTCGCCCACCTTCAGTGAAAACATTTTCTGTGGCTGAGCTTGAAAAGGCCACAGATAAGTTCAGCTCAAAAAAAGTTCTTGGTGAAGGTGGATTTGGACGTGTTTACCATGGTATCATGGAGGATGGAAGTGAGGTTGCTGTTAAATTGCTTACAAGGGAGGACCAAAATGGAGATCGTGAATTCATCGCAGAAGTTGAGATGCTCAGCCAGCTGCATCACCGTAACCTTGTCAAACTGATCGGTATATGCATTGAAGGGCACAAGCGATGCCTGGTTTATGAGCTGGTTCGAAACGGAAGTGTGGAGTCTCATCTGCATG GTGCTGATAAAATGAAAGGGCCTCTTGACTGGGATACTCGGATGAAAATTGCCCTTGGTGCAGCAAGAGGACTGGCATACCTACATGAGGACTCCAATCCTCGTGTCATACACCGTGATTTTAAAGCCAGTAATGTTCTACTGGAAGATGATTTCACCCCCAAGGTTTCAGATTTTGGTCTGGCAAGGGTAGCATCAGAAGGAATCCATCATATTTCTACTCAGGTCATGGGAACATTCGG GTATGTTGCTCCTGAATATGCGATGACGGGGCATCTACTCGTCAAGAGTGATGTCTACAGTTATGGGGTCGTTTTGCTGGAACTCTTATCAGGTAGGAAGCCTGTATACATGTCTCAATCTCAGGGACCAAAGAACCTAGTAACTTGGGCACGCCCTCTGCTTACTAGTAGAGAAGGGTTAGGGCAACTGATGGATCCATCCTTGAATGGAAAATATGACTTCGACAATATGGCAAAAGTAGCAGCAATAGCCTCCATGTGTGTTCACGCGGAGGCATCACAAAGGCCATTCATGGGGGAGGTTGTACAGGCACTGAAGCTAATATACAATGacatggatgaaacttgtgatGATTCTTTCAGCCAGAGAGATTCATTGGGTACAGACTGTGGAGACTTTGACCACGAGAGCAGTTGGTGGAATGGGGCTACACCACGTTTAGCTTACGGGTATGCCTCATCGTTTATAACAATGGAGTATGCTTCAGGTCCAGTGGAAGAAATGCAGAGGCCACATTCGGCATCTACTTTGATTGGTAAGTTGGAATCTTTGGTCGGGCACAATGGATCAGGCCCCTTGAGAACCAAGAGGCAGAGCCAAGCCTTTTATAGATTGAGAGGGAGCATGAGCGATCATGGGAATTTTTCAAAACATTCTGGCATGGATGGCTATCTTAGTTGA